One segment of Heterodontus francisci isolate sHetFra1 chromosome 26, sHetFra1.hap1, whole genome shotgun sequence DNA contains the following:
- the LOC137384282 gene encoding programmed cell death 1 ligand 2-like isoform X2 has translation MGSYHTISLLYVIFYASTLNAQKLVNFDCEDLVTGIFNEDTKLQCTFNASNVNTFELIELSKCEKDGETLIFNATERDQEAQGRIKLLHPHSQDISLVIQKTQLSDGGEYQYYLETTSGHSNQYITLKVKAPYSLPKVTKYTKSTPMRITRLTCETTGYPQAQFHWFVNGNLTSESHNSTVETPQGLLKITSTLQIKEGASTLEGNYTCAVWNVEDRVYEVTNNLSNSVLGHFLNRDHKSEEKNEIVLIVVLVITGAILLVIASLVMFKFRRTRLPDRRQFEIPMMPSDQQADV, from the exons ATGGGTTCATACCACACAATAAGTCTCCTTTATGTCATCTTCTATGCAAGCACACTCAATGCACAAA AGCTTGTGAATTTTGATTGTGAGGATTTAGTGACAGGAATATTTAACGAAGATACGAAACTACAATGTACATTTAATGCAAGCAATGTGAATACATTTGAGCTCATTGAATTGAGTAAATGTGAAAAGGATGGAGAAACATTAATCTTTAATGCAACTGAAAGGGACCAAGAAGCTCAGGGTCGAATTAAATTACTTCATCCACATTCACAAGATATATCATTGGTAATCCAGAAAACACAACTGTCAGATGGTGGGGAATATCAATATTACCTGGAAACAACTTCTGGTCACAGCAATCAATACATCACACTGAAGGTTAAAG CTCCATACAGTTTACCAAAAGTGACCAAATACACAAAATCCACACCAATGAGAATAACAAGACTCACTTGTGAAACGACTGGATACCCACAGGCTCAGTTTCACTGGTTTGTCAATGGGAACCTCACATCTGAGTCTCATAATAGTACTGTCGAAACCCCACAGGGATTGCTCAAGATCACCAGCACACTTCAAATCAAAGAAGGAGCAAGCACCTTGGAAGGTAATTACACTTGTGCTGTGTGGAATGTGGAAGACCGTGTATACGAGGTGACGAATAATCTTTCAA ATTCAGTCTTGGGTCATTTTTTGAATCGTGATCACAAAAGTGAAGAGAAAAATGAAATCGTTCTCATAGTCGTCCTTGTGATTACTGGAGCAATTTTACTTGTAATAGCAAGCTTGGTGATGTTTAAATTCAGGAGAACCAGGCTTCCAG atAGAAGACAATTCGAAATTCCAATG ATGCCAAGTGACCAGCAGGCTGATGTTTAA
- the LOC137384282 gene encoding programmed cell death 1 ligand 2-like isoform X1: protein MGSYHTISLLYVIFYASTLNAQKLVNFDCEDLVTGIFNEDTKLQCTFNASNVNTFELIELSKCEKDGETLIFNATERDQEAQGRIKLLHPHSQDISLVIQKTQLSDGGEYQYYLETTSGHSNQYITLKVKAPYSLPKVTKYTKSTPMRITRLTCETTGYPQAQFHWFVNGNLTSESHNSTVETPQGLLKITSTLQIKEGASTLEGNYTCAVWNVEDRVYEVTNNLSNSVLGHFLNRDHKSEEKNEIVLIVVLVITGAILLVIASLVMFKFRRTRLPADRRQFEIPMMPSDQQADV from the exons ATGGGTTCATACCACACAATAAGTCTCCTTTATGTCATCTTCTATGCAAGCACACTCAATGCACAAA AGCTTGTGAATTTTGATTGTGAGGATTTAGTGACAGGAATATTTAACGAAGATACGAAACTACAATGTACATTTAATGCAAGCAATGTGAATACATTTGAGCTCATTGAATTGAGTAAATGTGAAAAGGATGGAGAAACATTAATCTTTAATGCAACTGAAAGGGACCAAGAAGCTCAGGGTCGAATTAAATTACTTCATCCACATTCACAAGATATATCATTGGTAATCCAGAAAACACAACTGTCAGATGGTGGGGAATATCAATATTACCTGGAAACAACTTCTGGTCACAGCAATCAATACATCACACTGAAGGTTAAAG CTCCATACAGTTTACCAAAAGTGACCAAATACACAAAATCCACACCAATGAGAATAACAAGACTCACTTGTGAAACGACTGGATACCCACAGGCTCAGTTTCACTGGTTTGTCAATGGGAACCTCACATCTGAGTCTCATAATAGTACTGTCGAAACCCCACAGGGATTGCTCAAGATCACCAGCACACTTCAAATCAAAGAAGGAGCAAGCACCTTGGAAGGTAATTACACTTGTGCTGTGTGGAATGTGGAAGACCGTGTATACGAGGTGACGAATAATCTTTCAA ATTCAGTCTTGGGTCATTTTTTGAATCGTGATCACAAAAGTGAAGAGAAAAATGAAATCGTTCTCATAGTCGTCCTTGTGATTACTGGAGCAATTTTACTTGTAATAGCAAGCTTGGTGATGTTTAAATTCAGGAGAACCAGGCTTCCAG cagatAGAAGACAATTCGAAATTCCAATG ATGCCAAGTGACCAGCAGGCTGATGTTTAA